One stretch of Estrella lausannensis DNA includes these proteins:
- a CDS encoding NAD(P)H-dependent flavin oxidoreductase — MAFKNVFTETVGVKLPIICGAMYPCSNPELVAAASEGGAIGIIQPLSLTYVWGYEFAAGLQYIRRLTKKPVGLNILLESSSKLYEKKMMGYVEEALKADIRFFITALGNPARLVEMVKPYGGIVYHDVTERKWAEKAMQAGVDGFICVNKRAGGHAGRLAPEELFREISSLNKPLVMAGGVSSPDDFRRALDMGYSAVQMGTRFIATTECKASREYKEAIVNANEKDIVLTERVTGIPLAVINTPYVQKMGTKAGLLARFLLRHRLTKKWMRMWYGVTALHDFKRIVKNEGSTKDFWQAGKSVEHIESVLSVKEVLDSFAANLPDQELVEK; from the coding sequence ATGGCTTTTAAGAACGTATTTACAGAAACAGTCGGAGTGAAGCTCCCCATCATTTGCGGTGCGATGTACCCATGCAGCAACCCTGAGCTTGTGGCTGCAGCCTCAGAAGGAGGCGCCATCGGTATAATCCAGCCGTTGTCTCTCACGTATGTGTGGGGATATGAGTTCGCTGCCGGACTTCAGTATATCCGCCGGCTTACCAAAAAACCGGTCGGTTTGAATATCCTCCTGGAGAGTTCATCGAAGCTTTATGAAAAAAAAATGATGGGATATGTGGAAGAGGCTCTCAAAGCCGATATCCGATTTTTTATTACAGCTCTTGGGAATCCTGCCAGGCTGGTAGAAATGGTAAAGCCTTATGGCGGGATAGTCTATCACGACGTCACCGAGCGGAAGTGGGCTGAAAAGGCTATGCAAGCAGGGGTAGATGGCTTTATCTGCGTCAACAAAAGAGCCGGGGGCCACGCAGGACGCTTAGCGCCCGAAGAGCTTTTTCGGGAGATATCCAGCCTGAATAAACCCCTCGTAATGGCAGGAGGCGTGTCTTCCCCTGATGATTTCAGAAGAGCTTTGGATATGGGATATAGCGCCGTGCAAATGGGAACGCGCTTCATCGCCACGACAGAGTGCAAAGCCAGCAGGGAGTATAAGGAGGCAATCGTCAACGCGAATGAAAAGGATATTGTCCTGACGGAGAGAGTCACCGGCATTCCTCTGGCAGTCATCAACACCCCCTATGTCCAAAAAATGGGTACAAAAGCAGGTCTCTTGGCGCGCTTTCTTTTGCGTCATCGCCTGACGAAAAAGTGGATGCGCATGTGGTATGGTGTGACGGCCTTACATGATTTTAAAAGAATCGTTAAGAACGAGGGAAGTACCAAGGATTTTTGGCAGGCGGGAAAGAGCGTCGAACACATCGAGAGCGTGCTCAGCGTAAAGGAAGTACTCGATTCATTTGCCGCCAATCTGCCTGATCAGGAGCTGGTTGAGAAGTGA
- the rlmD gene encoding 23S rRNA (uracil(1939)-C(5))-methyltransferase RlmD, with protein MTDPQESHLLSVRSLGHRGEGVGVQSQLVMFVDGALPQEIVEVEVTAQRKRFAEAKLLKVVQQSPDRIAPPCPLFGSCGGCQIQHLSYPGQLKAKQERVKECLTRIGKFTDVHVEECIPSPDPFHWRHKVQMPAAAVDGKLVFGFYEKRTHTIVPVSTCLIHCDEGDKAMQALEEEANLLQITPYSETTGQGALRHILLKTSLSSKKTMAVFITNGREKGKMEKLAKRLMEKRPDVAGVFLSINKESGNTILGNSFELLAGASTIQEELLGLRFTVSPASFFQVNPAQAENMYRKTLEFAAPTNTTRVLDCYSGVGTMSLIMARQAGFVKGIEWVEAAVEDAYENSRLNAIANIEFKAGAVESISFRGESFDTVLLNPPRKGCDEKALKAILNLAPATIVYTSCDPATLSRDLAALQAGGYRIEKVQPFDMFPQTMHVETVVKLSRL; from the coding sequence ATGACTGACCCACAAGAGAGCCATCTTTTGTCCGTCCGCTCTCTTGGGCATCGGGGAGAAGGCGTCGGAGTTCAATCCCAGCTGGTCATGTTCGTTGATGGAGCGCTTCCACAAGAAATTGTCGAAGTAGAAGTCACCGCACAAAGGAAGCGTTTTGCAGAAGCGAAGCTCCTGAAAGTGGTCCAGCAGAGCCCCGACCGCATCGCTCCCCCCTGTCCTCTTTTTGGCTCCTGCGGGGGCTGCCAGATCCAGCATCTCAGCTACCCGGGCCAGCTTAAGGCCAAGCAGGAGAGGGTCAAAGAGTGTTTGACCCGTATCGGCAAGTTTACCGACGTCCATGTCGAAGAGTGCATCCCCTCCCCCGACCCATTCCATTGGCGGCATAAGGTGCAAATGCCCGCTGCCGCGGTCGATGGCAAGCTGGTGTTTGGCTTTTATGAAAAGCGCACGCACACAATCGTTCCCGTATCTACCTGTCTGATCCACTGTGATGAGGGCGACAAAGCCATGCAGGCGCTTGAAGAAGAAGCTAACCTCCTGCAGATCACTCCCTACTCCGAAACTACAGGCCAGGGCGCTTTAAGGCATATTCTGCTCAAGACCTCTCTTTCCAGTAAAAAAACGATGGCCGTTTTCATCACCAATGGGCGGGAAAAGGGGAAAATGGAGAAGCTGGCAAAGAGGCTGATGGAGAAACGCCCCGATGTCGCCGGAGTGTTCCTCTCTATCAACAAGGAGTCCGGCAACACTATCTTGGGAAACAGCTTTGAGCTTCTTGCTGGCGCCAGCACGATTCAGGAAGAGCTTCTCGGCTTAAGATTTACTGTCTCGCCTGCTTCATTTTTTCAGGTTAATCCAGCGCAGGCCGAGAATATGTACCGCAAAACGCTCGAATTTGCAGCGCCAACGAACACGACACGGGTGCTCGACTGCTACTCGGGAGTAGGCACGATGTCGCTTATCATGGCACGTCAAGCCGGTTTCGTAAAAGGAATCGAGTGGGTGGAAGCCGCTGTAGAAGATGCCTATGAAAACAGCCGTCTCAACGCTATCGCCAATATCGAGTTCAAGGCTGGAGCGGTAGAAAGCATTAGCTTTCGGGGCGAGAGCTTCGACACCGTCCTTTTAAATCCCCCGCGAAAAGGGTGTGATGAAAAGGCTTTGAAGGCGATTTTGAACTTGGCGCCGGCGACAATAGTCTACACCTCCTGCGACCCAGCCACTCTCTCCAGGGATCTTGCCGCTCTGCAGGCCGGGGGCTACAGAATTGAGAAGGTCCAACCGTTTGATATGTTTCCCCAGACCATGCATGTCGAAACCGTCGTGAAGTTATCCCGGCTGTGA
- the rimO gene encoding 30S ribosomal protein S12 methylthiotransferase RimO has protein sequence MLPIFKENKELPKEGPKKAAAPKKKAKEGSITFDTPGNKIHFISLGCPRNLVDTEVMLGILLKAGFEPEQEMKKADFIVINTCGFLQASRDESLSCIGEAMEMRKKGAKVIVTGCMVQRHSEEVKEHFPSVDYMLGSGDVEGILKAVSAEEQGTMITSAKSFLEAGEVPRQLSTPKHFAYLKIAEGCRKKCAYCVIPNIKGPLKSKTVEQVIKEFRILRGKGVEEIILIAQDLGDYAKDQGMKRSDGLVMLLKEILKEEGDFWLRLLYLYPDEITEELLDIMNQDKRLLPYLDMPIQHINNRVLKSMHRATSKEEIQNIIKTLRSKVKDVTIRTSLIVGFPGEKDEEFEELLEFVKEWKLDNVGVFKYSNEKGSYAYDMEDQIADDVKETRYQRLMQAQAQALEERQKRFIGKTIDVFVEGYHPETDMLMVGRHKGQCPDIDGAVIINDGRKVTAFGKRYRVKITEVAGYDLVGKVL, from the coding sequence ATGCTTCCAATCTTCAAAGAAAACAAAGAGTTGCCGAAAGAGGGTCCAAAAAAAGCCGCTGCGCCTAAAAAGAAGGCTAAAGAGGGCTCCATCACGTTTGACACACCGGGTAACAAGATACACTTCATCAGCCTTGGCTGCCCCCGCAACTTAGTCGATACGGAAGTCATGCTCGGTATCTTGCTGAAAGCTGGATTTGAGCCTGAACAAGAGATGAAAAAAGCAGACTTCATCGTGATCAACACCTGCGGCTTTTTGCAGGCATCGCGTGATGAATCTCTCTCTTGCATCGGCGAAGCGATGGAGATGAGGAAGAAGGGCGCTAAAGTCATCGTCACCGGCTGCATGGTGCAGCGTCACTCCGAAGAGGTAAAAGAGCATTTCCCCTCAGTCGACTACATGCTCGGATCAGGTGATGTCGAAGGAATTCTAAAGGCGGTTTCGGCTGAAGAACAGGGAACGATGATCACTTCTGCCAAGAGCTTTCTGGAAGCTGGCGAAGTGCCAAGACAACTCTCCACGCCAAAACACTTTGCATACCTTAAGATTGCCGAAGGCTGCCGCAAAAAATGCGCCTACTGCGTTATTCCGAACATCAAAGGACCGCTTAAGAGTAAAACGGTCGAGCAGGTGATCAAAGAGTTCCGCATATTGAGAGGCAAGGGCGTCGAAGAGATCATTCTAATTGCCCAAGACCTTGGAGACTACGCTAAAGATCAAGGGATGAAAAGGTCAGACGGCCTCGTCATGCTGCTGAAAGAGATTCTGAAAGAAGAGGGGGATTTCTGGCTCCGACTCCTCTATCTTTACCCGGATGAAATCACCGAAGAACTTCTGGATATCATGAATCAAGACAAGCGGCTTCTCCCTTACCTTGACATGCCCATCCAGCACATCAATAACAGAGTGCTCAAATCGATGCACCGGGCGACCTCCAAAGAAGAGATTCAAAACATCATCAAGACGCTGCGCTCCAAAGTAAAAGATGTCACCATCCGCACCAGCCTGATCGTCGGGTTCCCCGGAGAGAAAGACGAAGAATTTGAAGAGCTGCTTGAGTTTGTCAAAGAGTGGAAGCTCGATAACGTCGGAGTGTTTAAATACTCCAACGAAAAGGGTTCGTATGCCTACGACATGGAAGATCAGATCGCCGACGATGTCAAAGAGACGCGCTACCAGAGATTGATGCAGGCGCAGGCGCAGGCCCTCGAGGAGAGACAGAAGCGATTTATCGGTAAAACGATCGATGTCTTTGTCGAAGGTTACCACCCGGAAACAGACATGCTGATGGTTGGCCGCCACAAGGGACAATGCCCTGATATCGACGGCGCTGTCATCATCAACGACGGCAGAAAAGTCACCGCTTTCGGCAAGCGCTACAGGGTTAAAATCACGGAAGTGGCCGGATACGATCTCGTCGGTAAGGTTCTCTAA
- a CDS encoding MFS transporter, which yields MLSVFQIRGILSPLISILLIIFGTGFFYSYISMTLRDQGYGEEVIGLVHSCYSLGLVLGALFLEGFILRVGHIRAYAVFAAVSTASCLAMGLYFSPALWCAMRFLAGGAIAGVYIVVESWLLDKSSLRTRADVLSLYMICFYGAQAVSQFLLDVGDLKTLQPFAYYALFVTLSILPLAATKVETPFIKEPELFNVLGLYRHSPFGFMGTLVSGMILGSIYAFTANFGQEFNLQVSWLVSLTIFGGMAFQWPLGKLSDAYDRRWVLFGMSTASVVPCLLLVLYPSVAWLAYLCAFVAGGLTFTLYPISVAQVCDRLSQNALTSATGILVLAYGGGAVIGPLISPVFINFMGYKGLWVSIIFFALFLSFFGLATYNPLRRTVHKKAWVPFGKSTPVAYELDPRVKEERLEESERLYASKK from the coding sequence GCACAGGGTTTTTCTATAGCTATATCAGCATGACGCTGAGGGATCAAGGCTATGGAGAGGAAGTGATTGGTCTCGTGCACTCTTGTTATTCTTTAGGACTTGTTCTTGGAGCCCTTTTTTTGGAAGGATTCATCTTAAGGGTCGGGCATATCAGGGCATATGCCGTATTCGCCGCGGTCTCGACGGCATCTTGTCTCGCCATGGGACTTTATTTTTCGCCGGCTCTTTGGTGCGCGATGCGCTTTTTGGCGGGCGGGGCGATTGCCGGTGTCTACATCGTGGTGGAGAGCTGGCTGCTTGACAAGAGCTCTCTTAGGACAAGAGCGGATGTGCTTTCCTTATATATGATCTGTTTCTATGGAGCGCAGGCAGTCTCGCAGTTTCTTTTAGACGTGGGCGATTTAAAAACGCTCCAGCCTTTCGCCTATTATGCTCTTTTTGTCACCCTCTCCATCTTGCCGCTTGCTGCCACTAAAGTGGAGACTCCTTTCATCAAGGAGCCGGAGCTGTTCAATGTACTGGGTCTTTATCGCCACTCACCATTCGGATTTATGGGGACACTCGTGTCAGGGATGATTTTAGGGTCAATCTATGCTTTCACGGCAAATTTTGGGCAGGAATTTAACCTCCAAGTCTCCTGGCTGGTGAGTCTGACGATATTTGGAGGCATGGCCTTTCAATGGCCTCTCGGTAAGTTGTCAGATGCCTACGATAGACGATGGGTGCTTTTTGGTATGAGCACGGCAAGTGTAGTGCCCTGCCTTTTACTGGTTCTCTATCCGTCTGTTGCCTGGTTGGCCTATTTATGCGCTTTTGTGGCGGGGGGCTTAACTTTCACTCTATACCCTATCAGCGTGGCGCAAGTGTGCGATCGCCTGTCGCAAAATGCCCTGACCTCAGCAACAGGAATTTTGGTTTTGGCATACGGTGGCGGCGCTGTCATCGGGCCTCTGATCAGTCCCGTCTTCATCAATTTTATGGGATATAAAGGCCTCTGGGTATCGATCATATTTTTCGCCCTCTTTCTCTCCTTCTTTGGGCTGGCTACCTATAATCCTTTACGCCGGACTGTTCATAAAAAAGCATGGGTTCCCTTCGGGAAATCAACACCTGTGGCTTATGAGCTAGACCCCAGGGTAAAAGAGGAGAGGCTGGAAGAGAGCGAAAGGCTCTATGCCAGTAAAAAATAG
- a CDS encoding GNAT family N-acetyltransferase: MQSLSINLPTTSYEPFFQEGMDEFDRFLKDSFFPATEIETGHVKPLEGSCRATKKQWGCDYKIALIDKSADQVLNFGEIHFSAYLPSVIESQPELNPVTVDYIQNYKTGVWKGVGTHLIHIAYNASKLMGSGNVNVYALSDAVGFYEKMGFSVDWEHYEGDDAEGGVHPALVQKIEAAWQRCISRAFKEGDALHLLLDAKGKERLLERVLKI; encoded by the coding sequence ATGCAGAGCCTCTCGATAAACCTACCAACGACTTCGTACGAGCCTTTTTTTCAAGAAGGCATGGATGAATTTGATCGGTTCCTAAAAGACTCCTTCTTTCCTGCAACCGAAATTGAAACCGGGCATGTTAAACCTTTGGAAGGAAGCTGCCGCGCTACTAAAAAACAATGGGGCTGCGACTACAAAATCGCCTTAATTGATAAAAGCGCCGATCAGGTCTTGAATTTTGGAGAGATCCACTTTTCCGCTTATCTTCCTTCAGTGATTGAAAGCCAACCGGAGCTTAACCCTGTCACCGTCGACTATATCCAAAATTATAAGACCGGGGTCTGGAAAGGTGTCGGTACCCATCTCATCCATATCGCATACAACGCCAGCAAGCTCATGGGCAGCGGCAACGTCAATGTGTACGCCTTATCCGATGCGGTCGGTTTCTATGAGAAAATGGGTTTTTCCGTCGACTGGGAGCATTACGAAGGGGACGATGCCGAAGGAGGGGTTCATCCTGCGCTGGTACAAAAAATCGAGGCTGCCTGGCAGAGGTGCATTAGCCGTGCTTTTAAAGAAGGAGATGCGCTGCATCTCTTGCTGGATGCCAAAGGAAAAGAACGTCTGCTCGAGCGCGTACTGAAGATATAA
- the deoC gene encoding deoxyribose-phosphate aldolase, translating into MQPSALAPLIDHTLLKADATKAEIEALCKEALAYRFYSVCVLPVWVEDAVSFLRGSSVKVTTVIGFPLGGNLPLIKAKEAEKAVKEGAHDIDMVICLGKAKEHKFRYIKEEIEAVIKAAKPPCLKVILETCNFDPEEIRSLCTASKEGGADFIKTSTGFGKGGALVETIALLKECVGGQLGIKASGGIKNYSQASSLLEAGATRIGSSASVFLMKEAAEFRV; encoded by the coding sequence ATCCAGCCATCCGCTCTAGCCCCTTTGATTGACCACACTCTTCTGAAAGCAGACGCCACGAAAGCGGAAATAGAGGCCCTCTGCAAGGAGGCGCTTGCGTACCGCTTTTATTCCGTCTGCGTTCTTCCGGTCTGGGTAGAAGATGCCGTCTCGTTTCTCCGGGGTTCTTCCGTCAAAGTGACCACCGTCATCGGTTTTCCTCTAGGAGGCAACCTTCCTTTGATCAAAGCTAAAGAAGCAGAAAAAGCCGTCAAGGAGGGCGCCCACGATATCGACATGGTGATCTGTCTGGGAAAAGCAAAAGAGCATAAGTTTCGCTACATCAAAGAAGAGATTGAGGCTGTCATCAAAGCAGCGAAGCCGCCTTGCCTTAAAGTCATTTTAGAAACATGCAACTTTGATCCCGAGGAAATCCGCTCTCTGTGCACCGCTTCCAAGGAAGGAGGGGCGGATTTTATTAAAACATCCACGGGATTCGGTAAAGGGGGCGCCTTAGTCGAGACTATTGCCCTTCTTAAAGAATGTGTGGGGGGGCAGCTTGGCATCAAAGCTTCCGGGGGCATTAAAAATTACTCCCAGGCATCCTCTCTTCTTGAAGCGGGAGCTACCCGAATCGGAAGCTCCGCCTCGGTTTTTTTAATGAAAGAAGCGGCCGAATTTAGAGTGTAA
- a CDS encoding NADP-dependent oxidoreductase — MSKSEKEEVAMKAVVVEHFGGLEEVKMADVPKPSPAKGEVLIRIRDAGVNPVDWKIGEGALKDKMPHEFPLILGWDAAGEIAEVGEGVKGFKVGDAVFAYCRKQVVRHGTFAEYIALDAKYAAIKPKSLNFAEAAAIPLVALTAWQSLFGFARLKEGDTCFISAGAGGVGSFAIQFAKWKKATVYTTASSNHHGYVKSLGADHVIDYNKEDFAEAIMKHEPQGLDVVYDCVGGSTLRASFPLVKKGGSLVSIVNFNVEELGKSYPIRTGFVFVAPNGEQLATIAGLIDQGAIKPAHTEELKLEEAVLALKKVKAGHTQGKIVLKVS, encoded by the coding sequence TTGTCAAAATCCGAAAAGGAAGAGGTGGCAATGAAGGCAGTGGTCGTCGAACATTTTGGCGGGCTTGAAGAGGTGAAGATGGCAGATGTGCCTAAGCCCAGCCCTGCAAAAGGAGAGGTGCTTATCCGCATCCGTGATGCGGGGGTCAACCCGGTTGACTGGAAAATTGGCGAAGGTGCCTTGAAAGACAAGATGCCCCATGAGTTCCCCTTGATTCTCGGATGGGACGCTGCCGGAGAGATCGCGGAGGTGGGCGAGGGTGTCAAAGGCTTTAAGGTCGGGGATGCTGTATTTGCTTATTGCCGCAAGCAAGTGGTCAGACATGGCACTTTCGCCGAATATATCGCCCTGGACGCAAAATATGCGGCCATAAAGCCTAAGAGCTTGAATTTCGCTGAAGCGGCGGCCATCCCTCTCGTAGCGCTCACCGCCTGGCAATCCCTGTTTGGTTTTGCGCGTCTGAAGGAAGGCGATACCTGCTTTATCTCTGCAGGCGCCGGAGGCGTCGGTTCATTTGCGATTCAGTTTGCCAAATGGAAAAAGGCAACTGTCTACACAACCGCCTCGTCAAATCACCATGGCTACGTAAAGAGCCTTGGAGCAGATCACGTGATCGACTACAACAAAGAGGACTTTGCTGAAGCGATCATGAAACATGAGCCCCAGGGACTCGATGTGGTATATGACTGCGTCGGCGGTAGCACTCTCAGGGCAAGTTTCCCCTTGGTAAAAAAGGGAGGTTCCTTAGTTTCGATTGTCAATTTCAATGTTGAAGAGCTGGGGAAGTCCTATCCCATACGCACCGGCTTTGTCTTCGTGGCGCCAAACGGCGAGCAGCTTGCTACTATCGCCGGCCTGATCGACCAAGGAGCCATAAAGCCAGCACATACCGAAGAGCTGAAGTTGGAAGAGGCTGTCTTGGCGCTGAAGAAAGTCAAAGCCGGCCACACGCAGGGAAAAATCGTGCTTAAGGTTAGCTAG
- a CDS encoding MBL fold metallo-hydrolase, whose amino-acid sequence MKKKRFSNPHIRDEKRTFFKFLQWRFGKKENFSSERRKRLSAALGKVPFEPVDLTLIKNPGPTPQVTWIGHSTLLIQYRGYNILTDPVLNTRCSPIPFIGPKRLSPPAISLLDLPPIDLVVISHNHYDHLERKTVSYLGNAPLWLVPLGLKKWFKRRGVHHIEEMDWWDSKELDAVSVTCTPSQHWSKRTPFDTNQSLWASWVVRIGDFKFYFAGDTGYNPYQFKEIGEKFGPFDLAAIPIGAYEPRWFMKNYHVNPEEAVKIHQDIASRLSIAIHHRTFLLADEPWDAPAISLKEAIEASRMEEKEFLSIPVGRTVKVPLQND is encoded by the coding sequence ATGAAAAAAAAACGATTTTCCAATCCCCACATCCGCGATGAGAAGAGAACGTTTTTCAAGTTCCTGCAATGGCGATTTGGAAAAAAAGAGAATTTCTCCTCCGAGAGGAGAAAACGGCTCAGTGCAGCCCTTGGAAAAGTTCCTTTTGAGCCGGTCGATCTTACCCTCATCAAAAATCCGGGCCCCACACCTCAAGTTACCTGGATTGGCCACTCGACGCTTCTCATCCAGTACAGGGGGTACAACATACTCACCGATCCTGTCTTAAACACCCGCTGCTCCCCCATTCCCTTCATCGGGCCCAAGAGACTCTCTCCACCGGCAATTTCCCTGCTGGACTTACCTCCGATCGACCTGGTGGTTATTTCCCACAACCACTATGACCATCTGGAGAGGAAAACGGTCTCATATCTTGGGAATGCACCTCTTTGGCTGGTTCCGCTCGGGTTGAAAAAGTGGTTTAAGCGGCGCGGGGTTCACCATATCGAGGAGATGGACTGGTGGGACAGCAAGGAGTTGGATGCAGTCTCAGTGACATGCACCCCTTCACAGCACTGGTCAAAGAGAACTCCTTTTGACACCAATCAAAGCCTCTGGGCTTCATGGGTGGTCAGAATTGGCGATTTCAAATTCTATTTCGCTGGCGACACAGGGTACAACCCTTACCAGTTCAAGGAGATAGGAGAAAAGTTTGGACCTTTTGACTTAGCAGCCATTCCCATTGGCGCCTACGAACCGCGCTGGTTTATGAAAAACTACCATGTGAATCCGGAAGAGGCTGTTAAAATCCATCAGGATATAGCCTCCAGGCTATCTATCGCGATTCATCATAGGACCTTCCTCCTCGCGGACGAGCCGTGGGATGCGCCCGCAATCAGCCTTAAAGAAGCAATAGAGGCCTCTCGGATGGAGGAGAAGGAGTTTCTCTCCATCCCTGTCGGCCGAACGGTGAAGGTCCCTCTTCAAAATGACTAG
- a CDS encoding DUF6629 family protein, with protein sequence MCFSKEASYVSGTLLTTLGLYTVLTAKQKKILPAALIPLFFGIQQLSEGNIWASFDENLSPIKLQFFNSIAATPGFFAALFLFFAFIIWPVWIPLSTYLPEKQPTRKTLLGALLLAGIATAALAVLSLKDNSITLQVIQKSIQYTPEKPLIMPLNLFILLYGATVILPSLISSIRGFSLFGVFSLAALIISFYLYYNTFTSVWCFFSAWLSIIIAMVVRAQGHLAERR encoded by the coding sequence GTGTGTTTTTCTAAAGAAGCCAGTTACGTATCAGGAACCTTGCTGACCACGTTAGGCCTCTATACGGTACTGACAGCCAAGCAAAAAAAAATCCTGCCGGCTGCGCTCATCCCCCTCTTTTTTGGCATCCAGCAGCTATCTGAAGGAAACATTTGGGCCTCTTTCGATGAAAATCTATCACCCATCAAGCTACAGTTTTTTAACAGCATCGCGGCAACGCCAGGATTTTTCGCGGCCCTTTTTCTCTTTTTCGCCTTCATCATCTGGCCAGTCTGGATCCCGCTTTCGACCTACCTGCCTGAAAAGCAGCCTACGCGCAAGACTCTTTTAGGAGCTCTGCTGCTAGCCGGCATCGCGACTGCAGCTCTTGCTGTTCTATCCCTGAAAGACAACAGCATTACCTTACAAGTCATTCAAAAGTCCATTCAGTACACTCCGGAAAAGCCGTTGATCATGCCGTTGAATTTATTCATTCTTCTCTACGGTGCAACGGTAATTTTACCCTCTTTAATTTCGTCGATCAGGGGCTTTTCGCTGTTCGGCGTCTTTTCACTCGCTGCCCTCATTATCTCATTTTACCTCTACTACAACACCTTCACCTCGGTCTGGTGCTTTTTCTCCGCTTGGCTCTCCATCATTATCGCCATGGTGGTAAGAGCTCAAGGACACTTGGCAGAAAGGCGCTGA
- a CDS encoding host attachment protein, translated as MHKETWVVVCNKEKARIFEVEKFGNLREIYTMVHPQSAMKAEMLTRDGLGRTNEMFRSGHSTMDPTTPLKLKEAMNFAKEVAKYLESQKNGMRYTRMFIMAEPSFLGILRDELNHNVVKCVEGEIPKDLTKLDAKAIWEHMPIA; from the coding sequence ATGCATAAAGAAACTTGGGTTGTCGTCTGCAATAAGGAAAAGGCCAGAATTTTCGAAGTGGAAAAATTTGGGAATCTGCGTGAGATCTATACCATGGTTCACCCGCAAAGCGCGATGAAAGCCGAAATGCTGACACGAGACGGACTTGGCCGGACTAACGAAATGTTCCGCTCGGGACACAGCACCATGGATCCGACTACCCCTCTAAAATTGAAAGAGGCGATGAACTTTGCCAAAGAGGTGGCAAAGTACTTGGAGTCGCAGAAAAATGGGATGCGCTACACCAGAATGTTCATTATGGCAGAACCCTCCTTCCTTGGTATTTTAAGAGATGAGCTAAACCACAACGTGGTCAAATGCGTCGAGGGAGAGATACCCAAGGATCTGACCAAGCTCGACGCGAAGGCAATATGGGAGCATATGCCGATCGCTTAA
- a CDS encoding NUDIX hydrolase — protein MPHTPIIGTLGYILSPEKDQVLMVHRIGREDDLFLGKYNGLGGKMEAGEDVLSCMKREIFEEAGIIAEELHLRGTVNWTGFGKNGEDWLGFIFLIERFSGTPLKECAEGPLEFVPINQLHTLPMWEGDRHFLPLVFDKNQAPFHGHMPYQGGKVMGWSFERERGKHFATLSV, from the coding sequence ATGCCCCATACTCCAATCATTGGCACTCTCGGTTACATACTTTCCCCTGAAAAAGATCAAGTCCTGATGGTGCACCGCATTGGGAGGGAAGACGATCTATTCCTTGGGAAGTACAACGGTCTCGGCGGCAAGATGGAGGCAGGGGAAGATGTCCTCTCGTGCATGAAGCGGGAGATTTTTGAGGAAGCTGGCATCATCGCCGAAGAACTTCACCTGCGGGGCACCGTCAACTGGACGGGGTTTGGCAAAAACGGCGAGGACTGGCTGGGCTTTATTTTCTTAATCGAGCGCTTTTCCGGGACACCCTTGAAAGAGTGCGCCGAAGGCCCTCTTGAATTCGTACCTATCAATCAGCTCCATACGCTGCCGATGTGGGAAGGCGATCGCCACTTCCTACCCCTTGTGTTCGATAAAAATCAGGCCCCCTTTCACGGCCACATGCCCTACCAAGGGGGAAAGGTGATGGGCTGGAGCTTTGAGAGGGAAAGGGGAAAACATTTTGCGACACTTTCGGTATGA